A stretch of Gossypium hirsutum isolate 1008001.06 chromosome A06, Gossypium_hirsutum_v2.1, whole genome shotgun sequence DNA encodes these proteins:
- the LOC107941558 gene encoding GATA transcription factor 24 isoform X10 — protein sequence MAAANPQPLQARPFVDHARGTIQIEDDDGDYEDDAMDDVEDANANSVNVAEHGTGVVGGVNGGGGVVMASRTSELTLSFEGEVYVFPAVTPEKVQAVLLLLGGRDIPTDVPTIEVPFDQNNRGVGDLPKRSNLSRRIASLVRFREKRKERCFDKKIRYTVRKEVAQSLQFYSGRMHRKNGQFASLKESTSTSSWDSSQTDLQDGTPRPKTVVRRCQHCGVSENNTPAMRRGPAGPRTLCNACGLMWANKGTLRDLSKGGRSISMDQNEPETKIDVKPSIMEGNFPGNQDEHGNPLKDVTDGSNNASVNPDEEVDIYLHIEATEQDSAEQFSELK from the exons ATGGCGGCGGCGAATCCTCAGCCACTGCAGGCGCGTCCGTTTGTGGACCACGCGCGAGGGACGATACAGATCGAGGACGACGATGGAGACTACGAAGATGACGCTATGGATGACGTGGAGGACGCGAATGCCAACTCTGTGAATGTGGCGGAGCATGGAACAGGAGTAGTAGGCGGCGTTAATGGTGGTGGAGGCGTGGTTATGGCATCGAGAACTAGCGAGCTTACTCTCTCTTTTGAAGGAGAAGTTTACGTGTTCCCTGCTGTTACGCCTGAAAAG GTTCAAGCTGTTCTATTGCTTCTAGGTGGTCGTGATATCCCCACCGATGTTCCTACAATTGAAGTACCTTTTGATCAAAATAACAGG GGTGTAGGTGATCTTCCGAAGCGCTCCAATCTTTCAAGACGAATAGCATCCTTGGTTAGGTTCCGTGAGAAAAGGAAAGAGAGATGTTTTGACAAGAAAATTAGGTATACAGTACGGAAAGAGGTTGCACAGAG CTTACAGTTTTATTCTGGTAGGATGCACCGTAAAAATGGGCAGTTTGCATCTTTAAAGGAAAGTACTAGTACTTCAAGCTGGGATTCCTCGCAAACTGACCTTCAAGATGGTACTCCTCGTCCAAAAACTGT TGTCCGGAGATGTCAGCATTGTGGTGTTAGTGAAAATAATACTCCAGCAATGCGTCGTGGTCCAGCTGGTCCAAGGACTTTATGTAATGCATGTGGGCTTATGTGGGCCAATAAG GGAACGCTGAGAGATCTTAGTAAAGGAGGAAGGAGTATTTCCATGGACCAAAATGAACCT GAAACAAAAATTGATGTTAAGCCTTCAATTATGGAAGGGAACTTCCCTGGTAACCAGGATGAACAT GGGAATCCTTTAAAAGATGTCACTGATGGATCCAATAATGCTTCTGTCAACCCAGATGAAGAA gtggatatttatttacatattgaAGCAACTGAACAAGATTCAGCAGAACAATTCTCAGAACTGAAATAA
- the LOC107941558 gene encoding GATA transcription factor 24 isoform X9, which produces MAAANPQPLQARPFVDHARGTIQIEDDDGDYEDDAMDDVEDANANSVNVAEHGTGVVGGVNGGGGVVMASRTSELTLSFEGEVYVFPAVTPEKVQAVLLLLGGRDIPTDVPTIEVPFDQNNRGVGDLPKRSNLSRRIASLVRFREKRKERCFDKKIRYTVRKEVAQSLQFYSGRMHRKNGQFASLKESTSTSSWDSSQTDLQDGTPRPKTVVRRCQHCGVSENNTPAMRRGPAGPRTLCNACGLMWANKGTLRDLSKGGRSISMDQNEPETKIDVKPSIMEGNFPGNQDEHIVQGNPLKDVTDGSNNASVNPDEEVDIYLHIEATEQDSAEQFSELK; this is translated from the exons ATGGCGGCGGCGAATCCTCAGCCACTGCAGGCGCGTCCGTTTGTGGACCACGCGCGAGGGACGATACAGATCGAGGACGACGATGGAGACTACGAAGATGACGCTATGGATGACGTGGAGGACGCGAATGCCAACTCTGTGAATGTGGCGGAGCATGGAACAGGAGTAGTAGGCGGCGTTAATGGTGGTGGAGGCGTGGTTATGGCATCGAGAACTAGCGAGCTTACTCTCTCTTTTGAAGGAGAAGTTTACGTGTTCCCTGCTGTTACGCCTGAAAAG GTTCAAGCTGTTCTATTGCTTCTAGGTGGTCGTGATATCCCCACCGATGTTCCTACAATTGAAGTACCTTTTGATCAAAATAACAGG GGTGTAGGTGATCTTCCGAAGCGCTCCAATCTTTCAAGACGAATAGCATCCTTGGTTAGGTTCCGTGAGAAAAGGAAAGAGAGATGTTTTGACAAGAAAATTAGGTATACAGTACGGAAAGAGGTTGCACAGAG CTTACAGTTTTATTCTGGTAGGATGCACCGTAAAAATGGGCAGTTTGCATCTTTAAAGGAAAGTACTAGTACTTCAAGCTGGGATTCCTCGCAAACTGACCTTCAAGATGGTACTCCTCGTCCAAAAACTGT TGTCCGGAGATGTCAGCATTGTGGTGTTAGTGAAAATAATACTCCAGCAATGCGTCGTGGTCCAGCTGGTCCAAGGACTTTATGTAATGCATGTGGGCTTATGTGGGCCAATAAG GGAACGCTGAGAGATCTTAGTAAAGGAGGAAGGAGTATTTCCATGGACCAAAATGAACCT GAAACAAAAATTGATGTTAAGCCTTCAATTATGGAAGGGAACTTCCCTGGTAACCAGGATGAACAT ATTGTGCAGGGGAATCCTTTAAAAGATGTCACTGATGGATCCAATAATGCTTCTGTCAACCCAGATGAAGAA gtggatatttatttacatattgaAGCAACTGAACAAGATTCAGCAGAACAATTCTCAGAACTGAAATAA